CCACGGCATTGGCCAGTACACAGAGGGCAAAGAAAGAACCAGAATTGAAAAAAGCTGAGAAAGAGATAAAGAGGTTCATCAACATGGCGGGTGGGGTGTTGCCTGTGGATTCATCACCAATTATCAATGGCTTCGCTTCCAAGATCACGCTCTCAATCGTCATCACCTGCATCGTTGCTGCATCCAGTGGACTCCTTTTTGGATATGACCTCGGAGTTTCaggtttttttcttcttacaaCTTTCTCATcagaaaatcaaattatatgtGTTTGCTTTTACATAGTCTGCTTTAGATTCTCAATGATTTCAAACATATGGTTGAAAATCAAAAACATCTAAATAGGAGATATGATGTTACtctcttaattattattatcatcatagAGTTTAAGAATAGTTATACTGGCTCAATATCTCTAAGAATTATTACTCCAACTTTGCTTTATTTTAGAagttttcttcatcatttacttgttttgttatttaattaacaCTTACGATACggtaaattcaaatttaatttttgaatcaataataaatttaaatgaaattatccCTCAATTCAAAGAGAATTAGCTATTCCAGTTATTTTTTGCTGGAGACTAATATCGCACAATTGCAGGGACGTAATTGATTCAAAATATAGGAAGAAAAATTGCGTTTTCCAAACACGGAATATcagtttttaaacaaaataatcgaATTATGGCTTATTTATGACACATCAACTAGTTTCACCctttaatattaatgttaaaaaaataatgatgtaTTTTCCTAcgataatgttttttaattactattaattttttgtagaaaaactaaaaatatttagcATCTTAGAACACAAATATAGTAATAAtagaaaagattaaaagaaggaattttaaaaatatttaaatttaatcttaaaaagtACGGGCCACAAAAAAGACTTTGAAAGGAGAAACTTCAATCATGGATAGAAAAAGCAGACGTCACTGGCCTCACAAATACGAAAAACCTTCTTTTGTGAATTGCACATGCTTTGAATCTTAAAGTATTTCAAGGTCCTTTAATTGTATAcgttgaaaaataataaaatcttacATCATATGACAAGATACTAAGAAAATGTATAAGTTGAATTGTGGTGTCTAAAAATGTTTAGACTTTTATGGACAACGACATTTGTATACAGTTAACAATAACTTTGCACACGTCACAGTGGGCCCACGAGATGTTTTATTAGCATGGCATATCATCACTTCGATACTCTTATGTCTATGTATTTGGATGGGTTTTGacgaaatattttattagaagggaaaataaagatattattattataacatctaataattttttatacacaatatattattttttttatatttttttatattataaatgtaaaagttaACCTTTTTAatcactaaaatattttataacagtCATAGGAAGAGAGGTTTGTATAAACGTTaagaaatagattttaaatttaatttaattttataatattaatttgtaaaataaagtttatattcatttttaaatattttaacataaattaataataaaatattgatataacatttaatatctaAGTGGTTATTTCCTTggaataaaaatgttaaaaaatttcaGGAGGAGTGACAACAATGGTGCCGTTTCTGGAAAAATTCTTCCCAGACATATTAAGAAAGATTGGTGGCAGTGAAGTGAACATGTACTGTGTTTATGACAGTCAAGTTTTGACATTGTTCACCTCTTCTCTGTATCTTGCGGGGTTAGTATCGTCTCTGGTAGCTAGTCGAGTAACAACAGCAATAGGTCGAAGAAACACCATCTTATTAGGTGGTGTTGTGTTTCTTCTCGGTGGTTCCCTTAATGCAGGTGCAGAGAATATCGTTATGCTCATTCTGGGTCGTGTTTTACTTGGATTTGGAGTCGGTTTCACTAATCAAGTAAGTTAAATtcttacattttaaatttcttaaactaCTATACTACTAACTACATATTATTAATCATGGTAGAATatcctttttttaatatttttcatgcctgtcagttttttattattattataaacaacaacgtttaaattttttataattttttttaaatcctgTTAAGATTAAATTGTCCATATTTTTAATACTTAGtcctttacaatttttttatgtctttttaatcattaaacttacgtattacaatatttttacaaaatctaCATCAATGCTTTTTTTTCCTTAGTTtttgcatttttaaaattttcttactttttttttgtttattgttctGCGTGTTACAaccattttatttcttaaactatttcatattgttttcaatcatatttttctcttttatattttgtttcgaCGATGAAAgatattaagaaaaacaaattgagtaaaaagaagtggaagaaaggGGTTTTTGTACCTTTAAAGGtaaatttgaacaaaaaaattacGGATGTATGCAAAAGATTTTAAAATCACGGATCTAGACAAGTAGTTGGAGTGTAGATGACtttaaatgaagaagtcgtgttCCCTGCATGACTTCAACCTGACACATGAATCAGAGGTGAAGTCGTGCACTTCTAAAACGATTTCAGactttggtaatcgattatcaagccttgtaatcgattacagaaggCTGAACTTCTGTGTAATAGGCAAAATTTCTCTGATAATTGATTACAagcttatgataatcgattaacagagggtttTAATGTTAAAACAAAGAGTATTTTTGATTTTGTGGGCTATGTTTATTAGTTaataattattagaattttcatttaaattttaccatttaaattaacattattagagTTTTCATtgttaattatatacaaattaacatTTCTATCATCACATTTAAATGGAAActgtaataattattaattatatataaattaacatttctattattatatttaaatggaaattataataattattaattatatataaattaacatttttataattatatttaaattaaaattgtaataattactaattatatacaaattaacatttttattaatacatttaaattgaaattgcaTTACTAATTTAAATGGTAACAATTTAAATGAAAActctaattattattaataattaacaatatataattaatttttttttttaattttactaaaataattattttttaaaattaaaataattatcttacgagttttattttttaagtcagctttttaaatttaaacgttttaatatttttttaaagtaaaataattatttataataaaattattacttataaaataaataaaaattatcttaaaaaaattataaaaattacttatatttatttttataacaaatagtttttttggttttttgaacTATgaattattagtaattattagagttttcatttaaatgatttaaattagtaattattataatttaaatgtagtaatagaaatgttaatttttatataattagtaattattacaGTTTtcaattaaatgtaataatagaaatgttaatttgtatataattaacaatttaaatggtagcaatttaaataaaaattctaataatattaatttaaatggtAACAATGTAACAATagaaatgttaatttaaatagtaACCATTTAAGTggtaacaatttaaatataaactctattaattactaataattaacaaacatagtccataaaactaaaaatactcTTTGTTTTAACACTAAAACcttctggtaatcgattatcaccagATAGATTTTATCTATTACACACGAGTTCATCCTTTTGTGATCAATTACAAgatctggtaatcgattacaatggccTGATATCGTTTTAGGGGTATACGACTTCACTTCTGACTCATGTGTAATGGTGAAGTCGTGCAAGGGACACGACTTCTTCGTTTGAAGTTCTCTAGACCCCACAACTTTCctaaattcataattttgaaatttttttgtctATGTCCCTAACTTTTTGTTCAAATTTATCTATATTAGTACACAAACCGGAAGAAAGGTGAATACATTGTAAATGTGTTGATATGTATTTATCttgtttctattttatcttatctttcCTTTTCGcctcatttcttttttcttgtgtGCATCTTTTTATTTACTTGTCTTTCTACTTACAATATATGtcactttcttgtttttctacCTTTATTTTCTTAACTCTTGCTGCATGcatgtttattaattatatcataTAAGCAAGAACTCGTCACAGTACTTTTAACTTTGACTCAGGCCATTAATGTTCTATTTTATTCTAAGATAAAATATCCCACATATTGAGCCGGCACTATCATCCAAAGGACGTAACGCAACtggataatataattttatagccACCAAAATAGTGAACGAAACCCAGGCTTGAATTCAACCATCTATCAATATCACACCATTATTTTTTTAGCGTCAAACACATGCACACAATTAAATTAGTacacaagtaaaaaaaatcaaaactagaaaaataaaagttaatatacCACCTCATTTGTTTAAATAAGCTACTAATCTGAACTAAAACTTATAGTGTGGTTGAACTAAGTTAACCTTAAgatattaaattcattttttttaagcaATGATTGTGTATGGTGTGGAttattgtgaaaaataataaacattaagaaaattttatagaTGTACTTAActctactttatttttttcaaatcagaTAAAGATAAGAAAAACAGTTCGATTTAGTTTATCCAGTTCAAGTTCAATTGAGTTTGAATAAATGATTTGTACAGTTGAATTTAAATAAGCTACTAATCTGAACTAAAACTTATAGTGGTTGAACTGAGTTAACCTTAAGAtaactaaataattttaaattcattttttttattgatgtacTTAactctatcttttttttttttttttcaaaaccagTTTGAAGTAATTCAGAGAACTTATCAGTTCAAATCAGATAAAGCGAAGAAAAACAGTTCGATTTAAGTTCAATTGAGTTTGAATAAATGATTTGTACAgttgaatttaattataaagaGTCTTAGTTCATATTTTTGAACAACACTAGTATAACGTTGGGATGTTGCAATGATTGTGAAAAACAGGCAGCACCGTTGTACCTTTCAGAAATTGCTCCACCCAAATGGAGAGGAGCATTCAACACAGGCTTCCAATTCTTTTTAGGAGTTGGATCATTGGTCGCTGGCTGCATAAACTATGCAACTGCGAAGCACACATGGGGGTGGCGAGTTTCGCTTGGCATCGCTGTGGCGCCTGCAGCAGTTATGACAATCGGTGCCTTGCTTATAACTGACACTCCCAGTAGCTTGGTTGAACGTGGCAAAATAGAAGAAGCCAGAAGAGCATTGCGGAAGGCCAGAGGATCCTCCTTTGATGTTGAACCTGAATTGGACGAACTCATTAAGTGGTCACAGATTGCAAAATCTGTAGATAAGGAGCCCTTCAAAACCATATTTGAGAGGAAACATCGACCCCATTTGGTCATGGCAATTGCTATTCCATTTTTTCAGCAAATGACAGGGATTAACGTTGTGGCATTCTATGCTCCTAACCTGTTTCAATCAGTGGGTTTGGGACATGATGCAGCTTTACTTTCTGCCATTATACTCGGAGCAGTCAACCTTGCCTCTCTCCTCGTCTCAACTGCTGTTGTTGATCGCTTTGGTCGAAGGTTCTTGTTCATATCTGGTGGCATTCTCATGCTTGTTTGTCAGGTGAGCAAAATTAAGTAATTTCCTTATGTTACATTGTCCAATGTCTCCCTACATtattaatagtaacaattttttgTGGCATGAAGATTGCGGTGTCAGTTATGCTGGCAGTGGTAACTGGTGTTCATGGTACAAAGGACATATCAAAAGGCAACGCAATTGGAGTGTTGGTGCTGCTTTGTTTCTACACTGCTGGTTTTGGGTGGTCATGGGGACCTCTCACGTGGCTAATTCCGAGTGAGATTTTCCCGTTAAAAATCAGAACCACTGGACAAAGCATAGCTGTGGCGGTGCAGTTTATTACCATATTTATATTGTCCCAGACATTCTTGACAATGCTGTGCCACTTTAAGTTCGCTTCCTTCGTGTTCTATGCGGGTTGGATTATAGTTATGACAATCTTTGTTATACTTTTCGTGCCAGAAACAAAGGGAATTCCTTTGGAATCAATGTACACCATATGGGGAAAACACTGGTTCTGGCGCCGCTTTGTAAAGGAAGTTACTCAACAAAATCTTCCATGAGCTAAATTTCACTTCAGGACTGTTGTTCATAACAAacagttaaaaattaaaaattttgtggaCATTGCCTTCCTAAGACACAATGTTTTCTGTATATGTAGAAAATGTCTATTATGATCATATAAGTAATTGACTAGTTATAACTATTTGTATGTCACTGATCCAGTCAGACAAGTTATCTATTTTTCTTTACTGCTTCAACTACTTTAAAGGTGCATAAGTTCGTGTCAATCAAAATTATCTacaatgattatatatatatatatatatatatatatatatatatatatatatatatatatatatatatatatatgtgtgtgtgtgtgtgggtgtgtaaTGTGTGTATGCACGTTTACATATATAGATACAAGTTCGATTGGTTTCACGCTGTAAAGGTTTCAATCAAGAAGTTGGATTTCCTTTTCAAGAGTATTGTGTTTACTTGACTAAAGATTTTGTAGTATTTTTATAGCATGGTTTATGTCATAACTATAAAAGTTATGATGCATTACTTTACCGTATATATTTGATCCTAAACCACGCAGAGTCGTGGGAATAGTTTCTTATGATCCAAAACGTTAGAAGTGCTcgttttgctttttttttttatcaacggCTGATACACacattttaagaataaaataattataaaaaaataaaattttaaatttttttaaaaaatatattaaaaaatgtaaaataaatgtaaacaatttatttatgttaaaatatttttttatttacatatcttataaattaattgataaCAAATGATACCACAGCTTGGTTGGGTGTAAAACCGTGGTTTTCTTAATACACAATCAGTGATTAGAAGTAATTAAaggataaattaaatttctatttctatgaaatttttatttggtttttgtttgtgtgatttttgcATACATTTAAGAAGAATTATGTTAAAACCCAAATGTATTGGAGTCTACTAGTACAAGACTATATATAGTAGTACGAAAGTAAGcaatattaaagtgaaaaaattaCTATGATCAATCAACATTAAATTCAATTAAGCCTAGTATGAAATCCTCAACAgttgattttaataattttatttttgtatagaAAGATGATTATAAtcactttttaaatttgacaGACTCAAAAGAAACTAAATCCAAATCTAGaagataaaaaatcatttttttcgtAAAATTGACATTGATGTTTGTAAATCAAAGTCTACGTTACATTACACCTCACTTTATAATTTCTGTCTTTATCTTGAAAGGTGAAACTAACAGAAACACTTAATAATTGTTGCGTTTAACTTAACGTGTCTGCTAAAAtacatttcatttaattataataatatgaacgaattttataattttctactTATATTAATTTGCTTCAGATAACTATCATAATCCTGTggcttttataattattttaaagtatatttttgaataatataaattataacttttagcaattatatatatatatatatatatatatatatatatatatatatatatatatatatatatcagctCAGTTATATTTATAGTTCCGGTGACTTTTTTTGTCTGTGTATATTTCATTAATTCGAATTTCCTTCAAATGACGCTGACGTGGCGTAGTggttcttattttaaattaattgagcGGAAATGTGGGATCTTATggtgttttgttgtttttggaAGTGTGGTGTGGTGTCAATGTCAACTAACCCACGTGATGTTTTAATATTGTCTCTCTTACCTCAGTATTTCCATTTAGTCACTGCCTGTCATGTTCTTGTTCTGGTGTTTTAGCTTTATTTGAGATTAGTTGACTTAGATATTCAATAATTCACGTGGGTTAGTTACGGTGTATATTATGTTCTTATCTATTTCAGTCAAacgtatgttttttttttaagatgaagaagaaaataaacagaAAGAAATTTATTGTGTTTATATTAAACATTCTTTCGTTTTAACCAGTAGCAAGATCAATTTGATTAATTGATTAGGAGTAAGAGTTATTTAACCCACCTTTGAGgcttcaatatttttcttttaagagtaatttagttttaaattcaaaatcttatttaaataaaagactatttttttttacattgtctttttcttttataactccatattttgaatatttttgtcatCTCGCCACAGCTCAATTATAACAAAATGTTCATGgacaaaaaattatagaaaaatgcAATTAAGTAATTATTGAATTGCCTTTTTTCTTTCATGAATTTGAGATTGAATGTCTATATAACTCAATAAGtaattttgagtttaaattataacatttattgcTGATAAAAAGTATATAGTATAAATGTATTACACAGTATCTCTAGATCATACAGTATAAATAGCATTCGTTCTTGGTCGAATATATGTAAATTATTAAGATGATATTGtatttgatttatttcttttcgactaatataatattatacaatATGCTTAATTATCATGTCACATGATTTAGAAGCAAAAAAGtatgtaatttttgttaattattttctaaataatttaatatctttaagatatattttattattatgaagatttaaaaatatttaagaaaatatttattatattaaaaaatattactttttgatatttatagacacaattaaataaagtaattatttaaaatatcaaataaaatatatagaaatatattttccttaatttattttttatcataaacatGTTTCAATTATCAAAGTTTTTTAAGAGAAGATAGAAAAAGTCCtcagatttattttttcttacccatttctttctttcttaatcaaatttatttacttttttatgtttttcttaagTTGACTTTGtgtaatttgattatttattatttttagatttatatttaaagtgtcatgaaattttaatcaatttatttttatacttcttCTATGAGTTCAAATACAccttaaaatatcaaaaaatatttattcaacaaaaaaattatttttaacattttttgtatttaatacttaataaattcaattataacatattctaattaaaatatttattttaaatacaaaaacaaattaaaaatctaatattaaaaaataaatgatcaCATAAATATACACGCATATATTTTATGCAAATTGCTATGTCATGATACCGTTTTTGTCCACTTTTTATTTGATCTAGGTTTTTTCATAGTCCATATTTAGACTCTAATATATTCTTCAAAATATCTCTCTTTCTATATTAATCTTTATTTCCactttgttaaaatataatttatacttaTTGATTCtacttttctgttttatttgaatttatgcatgtGGTATTATCTTTTCTTCCTTGAAGAagactaaatataattttattgattcTACTTCTAAAAGTAGAGATGGAATTCCTatttattaattgtaattattcaCATGTGTGCATTTTATATTCCTTAtcaattgttattattattatattattattattattgaccCTCATCTCTAGAAGTAGACATTGCTACTTTAAATAATCACATGCATGTAGGACCCGTGTTGCAATGTTATCAATTATATGATTATGTGATGACTATTTACCAATTATATATTAATGAGATTTTTGGCATTGtgaatatatatgatatttgctaaaaagaaattaagatgTTGACTTTGTTGTTAATTTAACTTCCGTGTCTTAAAATTTGatcaataatacaataaaataagaacaacttttatatattttaaattaaagttattaaaaaatttcttttccacgtgtaacatttttatttccatcttaattttactataatatttaaaagtttgattcttatttttcatattttcctttttttcccttaatctaatattaaatttggtaaccCCCTGTAACTAAACTTGTTAGCAACCTTGTTTCCTTTCTATTTATGTAGTTTaacttttttgtaaatattttatatatgaaattattattatttatattaaaataaatatatttaatataaaaatatttggagTGCTCTAACTCATTTACAACCTTATTCGTAGAAGATAAATtgcagaaaaagagagaaataaaaaactaaagaaTCCCTTCTAATATTTCCAATAAAATTTCTGCAAAAAAATTTATCCCACATCACAACAACTAGTTATACTTTTGTTACACGAAGCAATTATTTATATCTAATATTCTATCTTGTTCTTTACTTGATTATGCTCATATGTACTATATGAATTATACCGATCGTAATTGATTGTCATTAAGTAGGTACTGATAGGTCAGTTTGCCTTACACTCTACAAATATACgacattaatgattaattattgggtttgattaccTAAAATTTGCACTAATGCTTAGTCAATGGACGTGGGTGTCACAAGCCTTATAAGTAGACAACTGATGTCCAGGTACACGGCTCCTTttctatcttaataaaatatagacttttttatgaaacatatctgacttaagcgtcagagtgtcttctgtAGGTCAACAAGCCATTGGAGTGGATCACGTTCTCGCGGAGGATTGAAGATTAAAAGAGAGCAGAGCAAagaaggacgaccgaccctcagaccaattcaaccgaaacattttagcgcccaccgtggggccgagcggcaTCCCCATGATTCCACGAGGAACCAGACGTGCGCTCGGTATCGACATCGCTACTTCGAATCAATACCAGGTTTTGCAACAAGAGTAAAAAATTCTGTAATAATTCCTaaaggcatgtcttttgttttaagAACTTTCAGCCCTACACCCAACCTTGACAGGTTCCagttttcattataatttacaaattataatatagttgtttaactcatatttttgtgagtaagaATATCTTGCACATGAAGGTACAGAGTTGCATTCAACCTAGTCCgcttctaccaactcttaattataaattataaaatattatgcacagaaTGGTTCAAAGGTGCTTTGTCAGTtttaccaactcttaattttaaattataaattataaaatattatgcacattATGGTTAAAAGCTGTGTTAcccactcttaattttaaattataaaatattatgcacatgGATGGTTCaaagctgcgttcaaccttgtcaagtTCTACCagctcttaattttaaattataaatattatgcaCTTTAGAGCTGGGTTCAACCTTCTCAGGTTCTaacgactcttaattttaaattataaaatattatgcacttCAGAGATGCGTTCAACATTATCAgcttctaccaactcttaattttaaattataaaatattatgcacaagCATTCAACCtcgtcaggttctaccaactcttaattttatattataaattataaaatattatgtacaGGATGGTTCAGAGCTACGTTCTTGTCacttctaccaactcttaattttattctaccaactcttaattttcaattataaaatattatgcacaggatggttcagagctgcgttcaaccttgtcaggttctaacaactcttaattttaaattataaaatattatgtgcagGAAGGTTCAGACCTCAACTTGGTTAGGTTATAATGGCCGCGCTCggggaaagtcagaaaaatggcttcagaaatctcTGCttaacgcaggaagtcagaaaaatgactcctgcctcaagccgctcgcGGGGAAGTCAgtaaaatggcttcagaaatccccgctcaacgtaggaagtcagaaaaattaCTCGTGCCTCAGGACCGTTCGggggaaagtcagaaaaatggttTCAGAAATCCCCTCTCAACGCAGGAAttcagaaaaatgactcttgcCTCAGGACCGCTCggggaaagtcagaaaaatggcttcagaaatccccgctcaacgcaggaagtcagaaaaatgactcatgcctcaagccgctcgagggaagtcagaaaaatggcttcagaaatccccgctcaacgcaagaagtcagaaaaatgactcctgcctaaAGCCGCTTGGGGAGAAGTTAGAAAAATGGATTCAGAAATCCACGCTCAatgcaggaagtcagaaaaatgactcttaCCTCAAGCCGCGCGAGGGAattcagaaaaatggcttcagaaatctcCGCTCAACGCAAGAAGTTCGAAAAAGAACTCTTACATTCAACTACTCAACAGTTTCAGCTTTATCAGGTTCCAAtgccttttcattataaaaataaatattgaagcatttactttatttaaaagcatattttttggaGTGAAAATCTCTTGCAGAGGAAAAAGTTTCAAAGAGAACTCTTAACATTTTCTGTTCAGTCTAAGGAACAGatccaaagagaactcctagagtTCGCCGCTCGGTACATAGAGTAATGAAGACTTAAAGCATCGAAGATAGACTCTCTAAACACAACGTGAGCGACCTCTTTTAAAGCTCATAATAATCCCTACGCAccttttttaataaagagtttGCTCGGACTTGGGGGCTTATGTACTATATGAAGTATATCGATCGGAATTGATTGTCGTTAAGCAGGTACTAATAGGTCAGTTTGCCTTGTGCTCTACAAATATACgacattaatgattaattatgaCAACTGATGTCCAGGTACAAAGGCTCCTTttctatcttaataaaatatagacttttttatgaaacatatctgacttgagcgtcagaatGTCTTCGGTAGGTCAACAAGTCATTGAAGTGGATTGCGTTCTCAGAAAgaattgaagatcaaaagagagcagaACAAAGAAGGATGATCGACCCTGACTAATTCAACCGAAACACCATCCATAAATTAAAAGGTTGAAAAGGTAAAAGTTCGGCTACaata
This Vigna angularis cultivar LongXiaoDou No.4 chromosome 4, ASM1680809v1, whole genome shotgun sequence DNA region includes the following protein-coding sequences:
- the LOC108331111 gene encoding sugar transport protein 5, with the protein product MAGGVLPVDSSPIINGFASKITLSIVITCIVAASSGLLFGYDLGVSGGVTTMVPFLEKFFPDILRKIGGSEVNMYCVYDSQVLTLFTSSLYLAGLVSSLVASRVTTAIGRRNTILLGGVVFLLGGSLNAGAENIVMLILGRVLLGFGVGFTNQAAPLYLSEIAPPKWRGAFNTGFQFFLGVGSLVAGCINYATAKHTWGWRVSLGIAVAPAAVMTIGALLITDTPSSLVERGKIEEARRALRKARGSSFDVEPELDELIKWSQIAKSVDKEPFKTIFERKHRPHLVMAIAIPFFQQMTGINVVAFYAPNLFQSVGLGHDAALLSAIILGAVNLASLLVSTAVVDRFGRRFLFISGGILMLVCQIAVSVMLAVVTGVHGTKDISKGNAIGVLVLLCFYTAGFGWSWGPLTWLIPSEIFPLKIRTTGQSIAVAVQFITIFILSQTFLTMLCHFKFASFVFYAGWIIVMTIFVILFVPETKGIPLESMYTIWGKHWFWRRFVKEVTQQNLP